GGCGCATCGACGACCAGGCCGAAATCGACGCTTTCTTCGAAGCCTCGATGCCGGGGCCGGAAACGCAGCGACTCTACGATGCCGCCGCGCGCCTGAAGGTCGGTTTCGCGCTGGGTTATTGCGAGCTGACGCAGGAAGAGGACCGCACGCGCCATTTCAACACCATGGATCTTGTCGGGCCGGACGGCGCCTTCATCGGCCGCTATCGCAAGATGCACGTGCCGGGGTCGAGCGAGCCGGAAGCGGGCACGACCACGCATCTCGAACGGCGTTACTTTGAACCCGGCAATCTCGGCTTCCCGGTCTATGACTTTCGCGGTGTTCGCGTCGGCCTCGCCATTTGCAACGATCGCCGCTGGCCGGAGACCTATCGCATGCTGTGCCTCAACGGCGCCGAGGTGGCACTGCTCGGCTACAACACGCCGCTCCTGCTCGACGAGGCGCCGGCGCTGGCACATCTACGCATGTTCCACAATCACCTGCCGATGCAGGCCGG
This region of Mesorhizobium sp. M2A.F.Ca.ET.046.03.2.1 genomic DNA includes:
- a CDS encoding nitrilase-related carbon-nitrogen hydrolase, whose product is MARCLTIAVCQTGPIQRSATRAETVGRLVHLLEKAASAGAEIAVFPEMALTTFFPRWRIDDQAEIDAFFEASMPGPETQRLYDAAARLKVGFALGYCELTQEEDRTRHFNTMDLVGPDGAFIGRYRKMHVPGSSEPEAGTTTHLERRYFEPGNLGFPVYDFRGVRVGLAICNDRRWPETYRMLCLNGAEVALLGYNTPLLLDEAPALAHLRMFHNHLPMQAGAYQNTLWIGAAAKAGLEDGQALIGGSCIIAPTGEIAAQAMSLDDEVIVHRADLDLIETCRKVNFNFALYRRPDQYKRIADPV